One window of Lemur catta isolate mLemCat1 chromosome 3, mLemCat1.pri, whole genome shotgun sequence genomic DNA carries:
- the SNIP1 gene encoding smad nuclear-interacting protein 1, with protein MEAVKSERERGSRRRHRDEDLVAPAAVVVKQERLSPEAAPPAHRRPDFSGGSSSPLAGEPGRPGHRGNRARGVSRSPAKKKNKSSGRRSKSPRSKRSRSPHHSTVKVKQERDDHPRRGREDRQYREPSEQEHRRARNSDRDRHRSYSHQRRTSNERPGSGQAQGRDRDIQKLQAQEEEREFYNARRREHRQKDEVSGSGNEAQELVPQPGGNSKEKEVPAKEKPRFELSGALLEDTNTFRGVVIKYSEPPEARIPKKRWRLYPFKNDEVLPIMYIHRQSAYLLGRHRRIADIPIDHPSCSKQHAVFQYRLVEYTRADGTVGRRVKPYIIDLGSGNGTFLNNKRIEPQRYYELKEKDVLKFGFSSREYVLLHESSDTSEIDRKEDEDDEEEEEVSDS; from the exons ATGGAGGCGGTGAAGAGTGAGCGGGAGCGGGGGAGCCGACGAAGGCACCGGGACGAGGACCTGGTGGCGCCGGCGGCGGTGGTGGTGAAGCAGGAGCGCCTCAGCCCGGAAGCCGCGCCTCCGGCCCACCGCCGTCCGGACTTCTCTGGCGGTAGCTCGTCCCCGCTGGCAGGCGAGCCGGGCCGCCCAGGCCACCGCGGAAATCGAGCCCGAGGAGTTAGCCG GTCCccagccaaaaagaaaaacaagtccTCAGGGAGAAGAAGCAAATCTCCTCGGAGTAAGAGAAGCCGAAGTCCTCACCATTCAACAGTCAAAGTGAAGCAG GAACGTGACGATCATCCCCGGAGAGGACGTGAGGATCGGCAATACCGGGAACCATCAGAGCAGGAACACAGGAGAGCTAGGAACAGTGACCGAGACAGACACCGGAGCTATTCCCACCAAAGGAGAACCTCTAACGAGAGGCCTGGCAGTGGGCAGGCTCAGGGACGGGATCGAGACATTCAGAAACTACAGGCTCAAGAAGAAGAGCGGGAGTTTTATAATGCCAGACGCCGGGAGCATCGCCAGAAGGACGAAGTTAGTGGCAGTGGCAATGAGGCTCAGGAGTTGGTTCCTCAGCCTGGTGGcaacagcaaagaaaaagagGTGCCCGCTAAAGAAAAACCAAGGTTTGAACTTTCTGGAGCGCTTCTTGAGGACACCAACACCTTCCGAGGTGTAGTTATTAAATATAGTGAGCCTCCAGAAGCACGTATCCCCAAAAAACGGTGGCGTCTCTACCCATTTAAAAATGATGAGGTGCTTCCAATAATGTACATACATCGACAAAGTGCGTACCTCCTGGGTCGACACCGCCGCATTGCAGACATTCCAATTGATCATCCATCTTGTTCAAAGCAGCACGCAGTCTTTCAGTATCG gCTTGTGGAATATACTCGTGCTGATGGCACAGTTGGTCGAAGGGTGAAACCCTACATCattgaccttggctcaggcaaTGGAACCTTCTTAAACAACAAACGTATTGAGCCACAGAGATACTATGAACTTAAAGAAAAGGATGTACTTAAGTTTGGATTCAGTAGCAGAGAATACGTCTTGCTCCATGAGTCGTCAGACACTTCTGAAATAGACAGGAAAGAAGATGAGgatgatgaagaggaagaggaagtgtCTGACAGCTAG